The following proteins are encoded in a genomic region of Primulina huaijiensis isolate GDHJ02 chromosome 3, ASM1229523v2, whole genome shotgun sequence:
- the LOC140974521 gene encoding protein MODIFIER OF SNC1 1-like gives MNSSMLAGERRWASARRGGMTVLGKVSVPKPLNLPSQKLENHGLDPNVEIVPKGTLSWGSRPSSSGSNAWISSAPNADGRNTAHSHVSGRPSSGGSGTRPSTSESDRTNVPVANAWGSNSRPSTASGSLTSNQTSLRPRSAETRPNSSQVSRFSEPVSESSTAWGASGVGERLGVKSYKEDGFSLSSGDFPTLGSEKENSAMNMKSQDNCRPSSAFDRTARAKEEDAKFHADAQCGTMNILRTDRPRTAEDGIFPRMENWQGEPQQYFNTNIPSQHFDAWHSPPFNAPAGPWYRGRPPGPSFGGHVAPGGFPMEPFPYYPSQISHPAVGGAQSVPPAGSGPRGSHPRNGDIYRPPMPDAYARPGIPFRPEFYRGPPVPPGQMTFEGYYGPPRGYCSNEREIPFMTPRPPSYNGFQALGAHDPANFPGGTIGHGPSGKTLPVQMETDHQSQQRVPSKNRSDWYQKDEEENWDRDIRPNVLYSGKDSLPTMTSQNNEWGAEEGVENDNYAKRTVRNDNTVCNFEHQGHPSDSVRVRSIESMGSGKLVNDDLTTELPNVASFPTEGCEIPLANERNPSLQGVTKDSVLIQKQVLNAKFHVSSDGQSDSPNVFNREECRSRFQVEKKMHNCSVEGSNAAGSFEMVPTSIDFGSALHQVNVPKQSTSAVSRSSYHGGHGRVNRLRDPNDAGKTAEDSMIDTVRKIEGEPAEETSDPSDIQEQRARRRELAKQRVLQLHKEEEERTREQKAKAFAKLEELNRRTQVGETANKKETAESFDDIYGEQEILCTLGGTVLVDPKFQAPCQNLVSDFNVTSLESSISQSGESVEVSKNLPMEPPQQMEPNLSHGQSSHMKDPRNARKVGMQFNDGGISKHNRIGYKQKQNKSLVKSSHEKSVANIASEAPEDLVSVPTNFTSTEASSSEIQSVYESNMLNTSNTVAEPSVQQRRKSNSSRNKHKLDETPVFPVLSPVLSDSNPGKPSVENVESKASWSNLDCSVATVADLDVEAKNAKAFSSLPNEEAHNRVANQLKRQPFRRTLRSQQPNKFMDVHHNSDAVIWAPVRTQNKAECGTEVDKKSTLEADNATNSDNMAQSNSKGKRAEMERYVPKPVAMELAQQGNTPHMPSPMNMLKSDEVPGILQFGSFGTVSPQPVGSVTVLIASKVETKEGEDKHKIHKKEHGKWWQPAPTDSSHMKGVTLGPALISEPSKDVPKSTEQHQFINSVTNSANADTSDSHSISDNTTTSAVSKIPAMKDQGPTVRGKRNLPWVPRSTGNNPDHGDILCNEIDGSGTVSAADVDRLDRTIVSKDSRSRGDQPLSHWKPKLNSKFANNLHGNKTTGIETVTTEITGASKKDHPSQKTVQVLPQNDKRSRNSYRPQPGQSVSESNVVEESVAGNQQEFDREKKPSSAKEPPFSLNQDPINSTESAPFANTDIKHEHDISTGSRRIGKQNSRTMRGHESRGDWDLSQENRPTHAHRFRERQRRSAHYEYQPVGPHKSSGPETFDGPADGASNARLINQERGQNHPKR, from the exons GGGTACTCTTAGCTGGGGGAGTCGTCCATCTTCCTCTGGCTCAAATGCATGGATCTCTTCTGCGCCTAATGCTGATGGTAGAAATACTGCACATAGTCATGTCAGTGGACGTCCTTCATCTGGTGGAAGTGGAACTCGACCATCAACTTCTGAAAGTGACAGGACAAATGTACCCGTTGCCAATGCATGGGGTTCAAATTCTAGACCTTCGACGGCTTCTGGGTCATTGACATCAAACCAGACATCGTTGCGCCCCCGAAGTGCAGAAACCAGACCTAACAGCTCTCAGGTTTCAAGATTTTCGGAGCCGGTATCTGAAAGTTCAACTGCATGGGGTGCAAGTGGTGTCGGAGAAAGATTG GGTGTAAAATCCTACAAGGAAGATGGATTCTCCCTGAGTTCCGGAGATTTTCCGACTCTCGGTTCCGAGAAAGAAAATTCCGCGATGAATATGAAATCACAAG ATAATTGCCGTCCTAGCTCAGCTTTTGATAGAACAGCTCGGGCAAAAGAAGAGGATGCAAAATTTCACGCTG ATGCCCAATGTGGAACTATGAATATATTGAGGACTGATCGTCCCCGGACTGCTGAAGATGGCATCTTCCCTAGAATGGAAAATTGGCAAGGGGAGCCCCAGCAGTATTTCAACACCAATATTCCTTCTCAACACTTTGATGCCTGGCACAGTCCTCCTTTTAATGCCCCAGCTGGTCCTTGGTATAGGGGTCGTCCTCCAGGACCTTCATTCGGAGGTCATGTTGCTCCTGGTGGCTTTCCGATGGAACCATTTCCTTATTATCCTTCTCAGATTTCACATCCGGCTGTAGGTGGTGCACAGTCGGTTCCACCTGCAGGGTCTGGTCCTAGAGGAAGCCATCCCAGAAATGGAGATATATACAGGCCGCCGATGCCCGATGCCTATGCACGGCCAGGTATACCATTTAGGCCTGAATTCTACCGAGGCCCCCCAGTTCCACCAGGCCAAATGACTTTTGAGGGCTATTATGGACCGCCAAGGGGCTATTGCAGCAACGAACGGGAAATCCCATTTATGACACCAAGGCCCCCTTCATACAATGGTTTTCAAGCACTGGGTGCTCATGATCCTGCTAATTTCCCTGGTGGCACCATCGGACATGGTCCTTCTGGTAAAACATTGCCAGTACAAATGGAAACTGATCACCAGTCACAGCAAAGAGTTCCCTCTAAGAATCGTAGTGACTGGTATCAGAAGGATGAAGAAGAAAACTGGGATCGGGATATACGTCCTAATGTTTTGTATTCTGGAAAAGATAGCCTTCCTACAATGACATCCCAGAATAATGAGTGGGGGGCTGAAGAGGGTGTGGAAAACGACAACTATGCCAAGAGGACAGTACGAAATGACAATACTGTCTGCAATTTTGAACATCAAGGACATCCATCAGACAGCGTCAGAGTAAGGTCCATTGAGAGCATGGGTAGTGGAAAATTGGTTAATGATGATTTGACCACTGAATTACCAAATGTGGCATCTTTTCCGACAGAAGGGTGTGAGATACCTCTTGCTAATGAGAGAAATCCATCTTTACAAGGGGTTACAAAAGATTCAGTACTGATACAGAAACAAGTTCTAAATGCAAAGTTTCATGTTTCTTCCGATGGACAGTCTGATTCCCCTAATGTGTTCAACAGGGAGGAGTGTAGGAGTCGGTTTCAAGTTGAAAAGAAGATGCATAATTGTTCTGTTGAAGGTTCTAATGCTGCTGGATCTTTTGAAATGGTTCCCACATCTATAGATTTTGGCTCTGCCCTGCATCAAGTGAATGTTCCGAAACAATCAACCTCTGCTGTATCCAG GAGCTCATATCATGGTGGGCACGGTAGAGTTAATCGTTTACGTGACCCTAATGATGCTGGAAAGACTGCTGAAGACTCTATGATAGATACTGTAAGGAAGATTGAAGGAGAACCTGCTGAGGAAACATCTGATCCATCTGATATCCAAGAACAG CGTGCCAGGAGAAGAGAATTGGCAAAGCAACGTGTGCTGCAATTACACAAGGAAGAGGAAGAACGCACAAGAGAGCAGAAGGCCAAGGCTTTTGCTAAATTAGAAGAACTGAATCGTCGAACCCAAGTAGGTGAAACTGCAAACAAAAAGGAGACAGCCGAGTCCTTTGATGACATCTATGGGGAGCAAGAGATATTGTGCACCCTTGGGGGAACAGTGTTGGTTGATCCAAAGTTTCAAGCTCCTTGTCAAAATCTAGTCTCCGATTTTAATGTTACTTCTCTGGAGAGTAGTATCAGTCAGTCTGGGGAATCTGTTGAAGTGTCCAAAAATTTGCCTATGGAGCCACCTCAACAAATGGAACCTAATCTGTCACATGGTCAATCTTCGCATATGAAAGATCCACGCAATGCTAGGAAAGTTGGCATGCAGTTCAATGATGGAGGCATCTCTAAACACAATCGAATAGGCTATAAACAAAAGCAGAATAAATCATTGGTGAAGAGTTCGCATGAAAAATCTGTTGCAAATATTGCATCTGAGGCACCAGAAGATCTTGTGAGCGTTCCTACTAATTTTACTTCAACTGAGGCTTCTTCAAGTGAAATTCAATCAGTTTACGAGTCAAACATGCTCAACACTTCCAACACTGTGGCTGAGCCTTCAGTCCAGCAGAGAAGGAAAAGCAATAGCAGTAGAAATAAACACAAATTGGATGAGACCCCTGTTTTTCCTGTTTTATCTCCAGTTCTGTCGGACAGTAATCCTGGAAAGCCGTCTGTTGAAAATGTTGAGTCCAAGGCTTCTTGGTCAAACCTGGATTGCTCGGTAGCAACAGTGGCTGATCTCGATGTAGAAGCGAAGAATGCCAAGGCGTTCTCTTCTTTACCCAATGAAGAAGCTCACAACAGAGTAGCAAATCAGTTGAAACGTCAGCCTTTTCGAAGAACTTTGAGAAGTCAACAGCCCAATAAGTTTATGGACGTTCATCATAATAGTGATGCTGTTATTTGGGCCCCTGTGCGCACGCAGAACAAAGCCGAGTGTGGAACTGAAGTTGACAAAAAATCTACTCTGGAAGCGGACAATGCCACAAACAGTGACAATATGGCACAGAGTAATTCAAAAGGAAAGAGGGCTGAAATGGAGAGATATGTTCCGAAGCCTGTGGCTATGGAACTTGCTCAGCAGGGAAACACTCCACATATGCCTTCTCCAATGAACATGCTTAAATCAGATGAGGTTCCTGGGATTTTACAATTTGGATCTTTCGGCACTGTAAGCCCTCAACCTGTGGGCTCTGTGACTGTACTCATTGCGTCTAAAGTAGAGACAAAGGAGGGTGAAGATAAGCATAAGATTCATAAAAAGGAGCATGGAAAATGGTGGCAACCGGCTCCAACTGATTCATCCCATATGAAAGGTGTGACTCTCGGTCCTGCCCTGATATCTGAACCTTCTAAGGACGTCCCAAAATCTACAGAACAACATCAATTCATAAATTCTGTGACAAATTCAGCAAATGCTGATACTTCTGATAGCCATAGCATCTCCGATAACACAACCACATCTGCAGTGAGCAAAATTCCTGCCATGAAAGATCAAGGGCCAACCGTCCGAGGAAAAAGGAACCTACCTTGGGTTCCTCGAAGCACAGGAAATAATCCTGATCATGGGGATATTCTTTGTAATGAAATTGATGGAAGTGGCACTGTGTCTGCTGCAGATGTGGACCGTCTAGATAGGACTATTGTTTCAAAAGATAGTCGGAGTCGTGGAGATCAGCCTTTGTCTCATTGGAAGCCCAAGTTGAATTCCAAATTTGCAAATAATTTGCATGGAAACAAAACTACTGGAATTGAAACTGTGACAACGGAAATAACCGGGGCCTCGAAGAAGGATCATCCATCTCAAAAAACAGTGCAAGTTTTACCTCAAAATGATAAGCGAAGCCGCAATTCGTATCGACCTCAGCCTGGCCAATCTGTCTCTGAATCTAATGTGGTTGAGGAGTCAGTTGCAGGCAATCAGCAAGAGTTTGACAGAGAAAAGAAGCCTTCCTCAGCAAAAGAGCCTCCCTTTTCACTGAACCAAGATCCCATCAACTCCACTGAATCAGCTCCTTTTGCAAATACAGATATTAAGCATGAGCACGATATCTCAACAGGCTCAAGGAGAATTGGCAAACAAAACTCCAGAACTATGAGAGGCCATGAATCACGTGGAGATTGGGATTTGAGCCAAGAAAATAGGCCAACTCACGCACATAGATTTCGGGAAAGGCAGAGGCGGAGTGCTCACTATGAATACCAGCCAGTTGGACCACACAAGAGTAGCGGACCGGAAACGTTTGATGGACCTGCAGATGGAGCTAGTAATGCACGCTTGATAAACCAGGAAAGGGGCCAGAATCACCCCAAACGCTGA